A single region of the Cronobacter condimenti 1330 genome encodes:
- a CDS encoding YcjF family protein: MSEIKPRREFDEPLRPEQGPTLRATQAFDEAQAQQFIPVAEEDMAAADAPEQVVENALRPRRSLWRRMVTAGLGLFGVSVVAQGAQWAMNAWRTQDWIALGGCVAGGLIVAAGVGALASEWRRLYRLRERAVERDEARELLASHGNGKARAFCEKLAQQAGLTQSHPALARWHAAIHETHSDREVVTLYAQIVQPVLDVQARSAISRSAAESTLMIAVSPLALVDMAFIAWRNLRLVNRIAAIYGIELGYYSRIRLFRLVLLNMAFAGASEMVREVGLDWMSQDLAARVSARVAQGLGAGLLTARLGVKAMELCRPLPWTQDDKPRLGDFRRQLLTEVKATLQKQKRERDD, translated from the coding sequence ATGAGCGAGATTAAACCGCGACGCGAATTTGACGAGCCGCTGCGCCCGGAACAGGGGCCGACACTGCGCGCCACCCAGGCGTTTGATGAGGCGCAGGCGCAACAGTTTATTCCGGTAGCGGAAGAAGACATGGCGGCCGCCGATGCGCCGGAACAGGTGGTGGAAAACGCCCTTAGACCCCGGCGCAGCCTGTGGCGGCGCATGGTGACGGCGGGGCTTGGGCTGTTTGGCGTAAGCGTCGTGGCGCAGGGCGCACAGTGGGCGATGAACGCCTGGCGCACGCAGGACTGGATAGCGCTCGGCGGCTGTGTCGCGGGTGGGCTGATTGTCGCGGCAGGCGTCGGCGCACTGGCAAGCGAGTGGCGGCGGCTTTACCGGCTGCGTGAGCGCGCCGTAGAACGTGACGAGGCGCGCGAGCTTCTGGCAAGCCACGGTAATGGCAAGGCGCGCGCGTTTTGTGAAAAGCTCGCCCAGCAGGCGGGGCTGACCCAGAGCCATCCGGCGCTGGCGCGCTGGCATGCCGCCATCCATGAAACCCACAGCGATCGCGAAGTGGTGACGCTGTACGCGCAGATTGTTCAGCCGGTGCTGGATGTCCAGGCGCGCAGCGCCATCAGCCGCTCGGCGGCGGAATCGACGCTGATGATTGCCGTCAGCCCGCTGGCACTGGTGGATATGGCGTTTATCGCCTGGCGCAACCTGCGGCTGGTCAACCGTATCGCTGCGATATATGGCATTGAGCTTGGGTACTACAGCCGCATTCGCCTGTTTCGCCTGGTGTTGCTGAATATGGCCTTCGCAGGCGCGAGCGAGATGGTGCGTGAAGTCGGCCTTGACTGGATGTCACAGGATCTTGCCGCGCGCGTCTCGGCGCGGGTGGCGCAGGGGCTTGGCGCGGGGCTACTCACCGCGCGCCTTGGCGTGAAGGCGATGGAACTCTGTCGGCCGCTTCCCTGGACCCAGGATGACAAGCCGCGCCTCGGCGATTTCCGCCGCCAGTTGCTCACGGAAGTGAAAGCGACGCTGCAAAAGCAGAAGCGCGAGCGCGACGACTAA
- a CDS encoding YcjX family GTP-binding protein yields MIKQLQSEMQALMNRSVDRHLRLAVTGLSRSGKTAFITALVNQLLSVNTGARLPLFTPVREERLLGVRRVPQQDMGVPRFTYDEGLAQLYGTPPAWPTPTRGVSEIRLALRYRSRDSLLRHFRDTSTLYLDIVDYPGEWLLDLPMLAQDYLSWSRQMTGLLQGDRARWAQRWRSLCEGLDPLAPGDENRLAEIAEAWTDYLLQCKREGLHFIQPGRFVLPGDLAGAPVLQFFPWPGVDETGETKLAQAAKTTNIGMLRERYHYYCEKVVKGFYRDHFLRFDRQIVLVDCLQPLNSGPQAFNDMRLALTQLMQSFHYGQRTLFRRLFSPVIDKLLFAATKADHVTHDQHANLVSLLSQLVQEAWQNAAFEGIEMDCMGIASIQATESGMVESHGEQVPALRGHRLSDGAPLTIYPGDVPARLPGSAFWQQQGFQFEAFRPRVMDVDRPLPHIRLDAVLEFLTGDKLR; encoded by the coding sequence ATGATCAAACAACTTCAAAGTGAAATGCAGGCGCTGATGAATCGCAGCGTAGATAGGCATCTGCGCCTGGCCGTAACGGGTCTGAGCCGCAGCGGGAAAACCGCGTTTATCACCGCCCTAGTGAATCAACTGTTATCGGTGAATACCGGCGCGCGGTTACCGCTCTTTACGCCGGTGCGTGAGGAGCGCCTGCTTGGCGTTCGTCGCGTGCCGCAGCAGGATATGGGCGTGCCGCGCTTTACCTATGACGAAGGCCTGGCGCAGCTTTACGGCACGCCACCCGCCTGGCCGACGCCGACGCGTGGCGTCAGCGAAATTCGTCTCGCGCTACGCTACCGGTCTCGGGATTCGCTACTGCGCCACTTCAGGGATACTTCCACTCTCTATCTCGACATTGTTGATTACCCCGGCGAATGGCTGCTCGATTTACCGATGCTGGCGCAGGATTACCTGAGCTGGTCTCGTCAGATGACCGGCCTGTTACAGGGCGACAGGGCCAGATGGGCGCAGCGCTGGCGCAGCCTTTGCGAAGGGCTCGATCCGCTCGCGCCGGGGGATGAAAATCGCCTGGCGGAGATAGCCGAAGCCTGGACGGATTACCTGCTGCAATGCAAACGTGAAGGACTGCATTTTATTCAGCCGGGACGTTTTGTGCTGCCAGGCGATCTGGCGGGCGCGCCGGTACTCCAGTTCTTCCCGTGGCCAGGTGTGGATGAGACAGGCGAGACGAAACTCGCGCAGGCGGCCAAAACCACCAATATCGGCATGCTGCGCGAGCGTTATCATTATTATTGCGAAAAGGTCGTGAAAGGGTTCTATCGCGATCATTTTCTGCGTTTTGATCGTCAGATCGTGCTGGTGGATTGTCTGCAGCCTCTGAACAGTGGGCCTCAGGCGTTCAACGATATGCGCCTTGCGCTCACCCAACTGATGCAAAGTTTCCATTACGGGCAGCGTACGCTGTTTCGACGACTCTTCTCGCCGGTCATCGACAAGCTACTGTTCGCTGCCACTAAAGCAGATCACGTCACGCACGATCAGCATGCGAATCTGGTCTCATTGCTCTCACAACTGGTACAGGAAGCGTGGCAAAACGCGGCCTTTGAAGGCATCGAAATGGATTGCATGGGCATCGCGTCGATACAGGCGACCGAAAGCGGCATGGTAGAAAGCCATGGTGAGCAGGTGCCTGCGCTGCGCGGGCATCGCTTAAGCGACGGCGCGCCGTTGACAATCTACCCGGGCGATGTGCCCGCTCGTCTGCCCGGCAGCGCGTTCTGGCAGCAGCAGGGCTTTCAGTTCGAGGCGTTTCGCCCGCGCGTGATGGATGTTGACCGGCCCTTGCCGCATATCCGCCTGGACGCGGTGCTGGAGTTTTTAACAGGAGACAAACTGCGATGA